One window of Methanothermobacter thermautotrophicus genomic DNA carries:
- a CDS encoding CooT family nickel-binding protein → MCESSLYSEGGDLLMEDVIFIEVLEDGIRATDILDSVKEFQGKITRIDLDKHRIYIETD, encoded by the coding sequence ATGTGTGAATCAAGCCTCTACTCAGAAGGTGGAGACCTCCTCATGGAGGACGTTATATTCATTGAGGTCCTTGAAGATGGGATCAGGGCAACTGACATACTGGACTCTGTAAAGGAGTTCCAGGGAAAAATAACAAGGATAGACCTTGACAAACACAGAATCTATATTGAAACAGATTAG
- the mvhB gene encoding polyferredoxin protein MvhB — translation MIVVNKEDCIRCGACQGTCPTAAIEVTPEDVIYCDICGGEPKCVDICPTGALKLEDLVVDEAGNTQGRIVFNPDKCNECGDCVEVCPPQILKLDEGKVKKVPLQGFCVMCQKCVDICPVGVIGVEGIKEPAKVELEIEGPVFIADCVGCGMCVPECPVDAITLDKVGGVIEIDEDTCIKCGVCAQTCPWNAVYISGRKPEKRAKEIKKFELDADTCIGCNTCVEACPGDFIVPRASSLTVELPAICTACGLCEQLCPVDAIDLEVELGPAKPASEEGLVWDEEKCDFIGACANICPNDAIRVVTKEGMKVPDNEKVDEEPSFAMCTRCGACTMACPKGALSLVDMDKVVDGEVVKRKRVQYNPALCDQCGDCIEACPYDMLKLTDEKVPLKGFCILCDQCIPACPKSALSLK, via the coding sequence ATGATAGTTGTCAATAAAGAGGACTGCATAAGGTGTGGTGCCTGCCAGGGGACCTGCCCAACCGCAGCCATTGAGGTAACACCTGAGGATGTCATATACTGTGACATCTGCGGCGGTGAACCAAAGTGTGTTGACATATGCCCCACAGGCGCCCTCAAACTTGAGGACCTGGTGGTTGACGAGGCAGGTAACACACAGGGCAGGATAGTCTTCAACCCTGATAAGTGTAACGAGTGCGGGGACTGCGTGGAGGTCTGCCCTCCACAGATCCTCAAACTCGACGAGGGAAAGGTCAAGAAGGTCCCACTTCAGGGATTCTGTGTCATGTGCCAGAAGTGCGTTGACATATGCCCTGTGGGGGTTATAGGTGTTGAGGGCATTAAGGAACCAGCAAAGGTTGAACTGGAAATTGAGGGACCAGTATTCATAGCCGACTGTGTGGGCTGTGGAATGTGTGTCCCTGAGTGTCCAGTGGACGCCATAACCCTTGATAAGGTCGGCGGTGTCATAGAGATTGATGAGGACACCTGTATAAAGTGTGGTGTCTGCGCACAGACCTGTCCATGGAATGCCGTCTATATATCAGGCAGGAAGCCAGAGAAGAGGGCCAAGGAGATCAAGAAGTTCGAGCTGGATGCAGATACATGTATAGGATGTAACACATGTGTCGAGGCATGTCCCGGTGACTTCATAGTTCCAAGGGCATCCAGCCTCACTGTTGAACTGCCAGCCATCTGTACGGCATGCGGTCTATGTGAACAGCTCTGCCCCGTTGACGCCATAGACCTTGAAGTGGAACTGGGCCCTGCTAAACCTGCAAGTGAAGAGGGCCTTGTCTGGGATGAGGAGAAATGTGACTTCATAGGCGCATGCGCCAACATATGCCCCAACGACGCCATAAGGGTGGTTACTAAGGAGGGCATGAAGGTCCCGGACAATGAAAAGGTTGATGAGGAACCATCCTTTGCCATGTGTACCCGCTGCGGTGCATGTACAATGGCCTGTCCTAAGGGCGCACTTAGCCTTGTTGATATGGACAAGGTCGTTGATGGTGAGGTTGTCAAGAGGAAGAGGGTCCAGTACAATCCTGCCCTCTGTGACCAGTGCGGTGACTGTATTGAAGCATGCCCCTACGACATGCTGAAACTCACCGATGAGAAGGTTCCACTTAAAGGGTTCTGCATACTCTGTGACCAGTGCATACCCGCCTGTCCTAAGAGCGCACTGTCACTCAAATAA
- the mcrA gene encoding coenzyme-B sulfoethylthiotransferase subunit alpha, with the protein MDEKKLFLTALKKKFEGEDPDEKYTNFYCFGGWEQSARKKEFTEYAKKAAEKRGGIPFYNPDIGVPLGQRKLMAYRVSGTDAYVEGDDLHFVNNAAIQQMVDDIKRTVIVGMDTAHAVLEKRLGVEVTPETINEYMEAINHALPGGAVVQEHMVEVHPGLVEDCYAKIFTGDDNLADELDKRILIDINKEFPEEQAEQLKSYIGNRTYQVNRVPTIVVRTCDGGTVSRWSAMQIGMSFISAYKLCAGEAAIADFSYAAKHADVIEMGTIMPARRARGPNEPGGVAFGTFADIVQTSRVSDDPAKISLEVIAGAAALYDQVWLGSYMSGGVGFTQYATASYTDDILDDFVYYGMEYVDDKYGICGTKPTMDVVRDISTEVTLYSLEQYEEYPTLLEDHFGGSQRAAVAAAAAGCSTAFATGNSNAGINGWYLSQILHKEAHSRLGFYGYDLQDQCGASNSLSIRSDEGLIHELRGPNYPNYAMNVGHQPEYAGIAQAPHAARGDAFCTNPLIKVAFADKDLSFDFTSPRKSIAAGALREFMPEGERDLIIPAGK; encoded by the coding sequence ATGGATGAAAAGAAACTATTCCTTACAGCTTTAAAGAAGAAGTTTGAGGGGGAAGACCCCGACGAAAAATACACAAACTTCTACTGCTTCGGCGGATGGGAACAGTCCGCACGTAAAAAGGAATTCACAGAGTACGCCAAGAAGGCAGCTGAGAAGAGGGGAGGAATACCATTCTACAACCCTGACATCGGTGTGCCCCTGGGTCAGAGGAAACTCATGGCCTACCGCGTATCAGGCACAGACGCCTACGTTGAGGGTGACGACCTCCACTTCGTCAACAACGCAGCCATCCAGCAGATGGTGGACGACATAAAGAGGACAGTCATCGTGGGTATGGACACAGCACACGCTGTCCTTGAGAAGAGGCTCGGTGTTGAGGTGACCCCTGAGACAATAAACGAGTACATGGAGGCAATCAACCACGCCCTCCCCGGCGGTGCCGTCGTACAGGAGCACATGGTTGAGGTACACCCTGGACTCGTTGAGGACTGTTACGCCAAGATCTTCACAGGTGACGACAACCTGGCAGATGAACTGGACAAGAGGATACTCATAGACATAAACAAGGAGTTCCCTGAGGAACAGGCCGAACAGCTCAAGAGCTACATCGGCAACAGGACATACCAGGTCAACAGGGTTCCAACAATAGTCGTGAGGACCTGTGACGGTGGTACAGTATCACGATGGTCTGCAATGCAGATCGGTATGAGCTTCATATCAGCATACAAGCTCTGTGCAGGTGAAGCAGCAATCGCTGACTTCTCATACGCTGCAAAACACGCCGACGTTATAGAGATGGGTACAATAATGCCTGCAAGGAGGGCAAGGGGACCAAACGAGCCCGGTGGAGTTGCCTTCGGAACATTCGCAGACATAGTCCAGACCTCAAGGGTTTCAGATGACCCTGCGAAGATATCACTTGAGGTCATCGCAGGTGCAGCAGCACTCTACGACCAGGTATGGCTCGGCTCATACATGTCAGGTGGTGTGGGTTTCACCCAGTACGCAACAGCATCCTACACCGACGACATCCTCGACGACTTCGTATACTATGGTATGGAGTACGTTGATGACAAATACGGAATCTGCGGAACAAAACCTACAATGGATGTTGTGCGCGACATATCCACAGAGGTCACACTGTACTCACTTGAACAGTATGAGGAATACCCCACCCTCCTGGAGGACCACTTCGGAGGATCACAGAGGGCAGCTGTTGCAGCTGCAGCAGCAGGATGTTCCACAGCCTTCGCAACAGGAAACTCAAATGCAGGTATCAACGGATGGTACCTCAGCCAGATACTCCACAAGGAGGCCCACAGCAGGCTTGGATTCTACGGATACGACCTGCAGGACCAGTGCGGTGCATCCAACTCCCTCTCAATCAGGAGCGACGAGGGTCTCATACACGAACTCCGCGGACCTAACTATCCAAACTACGCCATGAACGTGGGTCACCAGCCAGAGTACGCCGGTATAGCCCAGGCACCACACGCTGCAAGGGGAGACGCCTTCTGCACAAACCCACTCATAAAGGTTGCATTTGCAGATAAGGACCTTTCCTTTGACTTCACATCACCAAGGAAGTCAATTGCAGCAGGTGCCCTCAGGGAGTTCATGCCAGAGGGAGAAAGGGACCTCATCATACCAGCTGGAAAATAA
- the mcrG gene encoding coenzyme-B sulfoethylthiotransferase subunit gamma — protein MSYKAQYTPGETQIAENRRKHMDPDYEFRKLREVSDEDLVKVLGHRNPGESYKSVHPPLDEMDFEEDIVRDMVEPIQGAKEGVRVRYIQFADSMYNAPAQPYDRARTYMWRYRGVDTGTLSGRQVIEMRELDLEGVSKELVETELFDPATTGIRGATVHGHSLRLDENGLMFDALQRYVFDEEKGHVVYVKDQVGRPLDEPVDMGQPLGEDELKKITTIYRKDNIAMRDDKEAIEVVENIHTGRTMGGFGMDVFKDDLRKRLGDD, from the coding sequence ATGTCTTACAAAGCCCAGTACACTCCTGGAGAAACCCAGATAGCTGAAAACAGAAGAAAACACATGGACCCTGATTATGAATTCCGTAAATTAAGGGAAGTATCAGATGAGGACCTGGTCAAGGTCCTGGGGCACAGGAACCCTGGTGAGAGCTACAAGTCCGTGCACCCACCACTCGATGAGATGGACTTCGAAGAGGATATAGTAAGGGACATGGTTGAACCCATACAGGGTGCAAAGGAAGGTGTCAGGGTAAGGTACATCCAGTTCGCAGACTCCATGTACAACGCCCCGGCCCAGCCCTACGACAGGGCAAGGACCTACATGTGGAGATACCGTGGTGTCGACACAGGTACACTATCAGGAAGACAGGTCATCGAGATGAGGGAACTCGACCTTGAGGGTGTATCCAAGGAACTCGTGGAAACAGAACTCTTCGACCCTGCAACAACAGGTATAAGGGGTGCAACAGTCCACGGACACTCCCTCCGACTCGATGAAAATGGTCTCATGTTCGACGCCCTCCAGAGGTACGTCTTCGATGAAGAGAAGGGGCACGTGGTATACGTTAAGGACCAGGTCGGAAGGCCCCTCGATGAACCTGTGGACATGGGTCAGCCCCTCGGCGAAGATGAACTCAAGAAGATCACCACAATCTACAGGAAGGACAACATCGCCATGAGGGATGATAAAGAGGCAATTGAAGTTGTTGAAAACATACACACCGGCCGTACCATGGGCGGTTTTGGTATGGACGTATTCAAGGATGACCTAAGAAAAAGGCTAGGTGATGATTAA
- the mcrB gene encoding coenzyme-B sulfoethylthiotransferase subunit beta, giving the protein MPMYEDRIDLYGADGKLLEEDVPLEAVSPLKNPTIANLVSDVKRSVAVNLAGIEGSLKKAALGGKSNFIPGREVELPIVENAEAVAEKVKKLVQTSEDDDTNIRLINNGQQILVQVPTTRMGVAADYTVSALVTGAAVVQAIIDEFDVDMFDANAVKTAVMGRYPQTVDFTGANLSTLLGPPVLLEGLGYGLRNIMANHVVAITRKNTLNASALSSILEQTAMFETGDAVGAFERMHLLGLAYQGLNANNLLFDLVKENGKGTVGTVIASLVERAIEDKVIKVASEMKSGYKMYEPADWALWNAYAATGLLAATIVNVGAARAAQGVASTVLYYNDILEYETGLPGVDFGRAMGTAVGFSFFSHSIYGGGGPGIFHGNHVVTRHSKGFALPCVAAAMCLDAGTQMFSVEKTSGLIGSVYSEIDYFREPIVNVAKGAAEIKDQL; this is encoded by the coding sequence ATGCCAATGTATGAAGACAGAATAGATCTCTACGGGGCAGATGGTAAGCTCCTGGAGGAAGACGTTCCTCTTGAAGCAGTAAGCCCCCTTAAAAACCCGACAATAGCAAACCTGGTAAGCGACGTGAAAAGGTCAGTTGCAGTGAACCTGGCAGGGATAGAGGGAAGCCTCAAGAAGGCAGCCCTCGGCGGAAAGTCCAACTTCATCCCTGGAAGGGAAGTTGAACTGCCAATAGTTGAAAACGCAGAGGCAGTAGCTGAAAAGGTTAAAAAACTTGTTCAGACCTCTGAAGACGACGACACAAACATCCGCCTCATAAACAACGGCCAGCAGATCCTCGTACAGGTCCCAACAACAAGGATGGGTGTGGCTGCAGACTACACCGTCTCAGCCCTGGTCACAGGAGCTGCAGTTGTACAGGCAATAATCGACGAATTCGACGTGGACATGTTCGATGCAAACGCAGTCAAAACCGCTGTCATGGGAAGATACCCACAGACAGTTGACTTCACAGGAGCCAACCTCTCAACACTCCTGGGACCACCAGTACTCCTGGAGGGTCTCGGATACGGTCTAAGGAACATAATGGCAAACCACGTCGTGGCCATCACAAGGAAGAACACACTCAACGCATCAGCACTATCATCCATACTCGAACAGACAGCAATGTTCGAAACAGGTGACGCAGTCGGAGCATTCGAAAGGATGCACCTCCTTGGACTTGCATACCAGGGACTCAACGCAAACAACCTCCTATTCGACCTTGTTAAGGAGAACGGTAAGGGAACAGTGGGTACAGTCATAGCATCCCTCGTTGAAAGGGCCATAGAGGACAAGGTCATCAAAGTGGCCAGTGAAATGAAATCAGGCTACAAGATGTACGAACCAGCCGACTGGGCTCTATGGAACGCATACGCAGCAACAGGTCTCCTTGCAGCAACAATAGTCAATGTTGGAGCAGCAAGGGCAGCCCAGGGTGTTGCATCAACAGTACTCTACTACAACGACATACTCGAATACGAGACAGGACTTCCAGGTGTGGACTTCGGAAGGGCAATGGGTACCGCAGTAGGATTCTCATTCTTCAGCCACTCCATCTATGGTGGAGGTGGACCAGGTATATTCCACGGAAACCACGTCGTTACAAGGCACAGTAAAGGATTTGCTCTACCATGTGTGGCCGCAGCAATGTGCCTTGACGCAGGGACACAGATGTTCTCAGTGGAGAAGACATCAGGACTCATAGGATCTGTTTACAGCGAAATAGACTACTTCAGAGAACCAATAGTTAACGTTGCAAAAGGTGCTGCAGAGATAAAGGACCAGTTATAG
- the mcrD gene encoding methyl-coenzyme M reductase operon protein D, with product MMPETGFIDVKIFPQRLLKPETVEKILNRIYELEGIVRVLVHGPSIPDRVYYGPARGTEVNHSDRRKIKVRGEEVELRVKVGEIIVGILPEALEEKIETIEEILDEVLPCSYKVFIGAFTKKDITISDYLKYGLKFEEKIDPRVIGMVDPSSRMKDTVINIK from the coding sequence ATGATGCCAGAAACAGGATTCATCGATGTTAAGATCTTCCCCCAGCGGCTGCTGAAACCAGAGACCGTTGAGAAGATTCTTAACAGAATCTATGAACTTGAGGGCATAGTAAGGGTGCTGGTCCATGGACCATCCATACCTGACAGGGTATACTATGGCCCCGCAAGGGGAACAGAGGTTAACCACAGCGACCGGCGGAAGATAAAAGTCCGCGGAGAGGAGGTTGAACTCCGGGTGAAGGTCGGAGAGATCATTGTGGGCATACTCCCGGAGGCCCTGGAGGAGAAGATTGAAACAATCGAGGAAATCCTGGATGAAGTGCTCCCCTGCTCCTATAAGGTATTCATAGGTGCCTTCACAAAGAAGGACATAACCATCTCCGATTACCTTAAATACGGACTTAAATTTGAGGAAAAGATCGATCCAAGGGTAATCGGCATGGTGGATCCCAGCTCAAGGATGAAGGACACCGTTATTAACATAAAATGA